A genome region from Nicotiana tabacum cultivar K326 chromosome 13, ASM71507v2, whole genome shotgun sequence includes the following:
- the LOC107809030 gene encoding EPIDERMAL PATTERNING FACTOR-like protein 5, with the protein MKIRNYGFLLAAILSLVSATRNKPFATYKSPHLQQVRKDFNSAQAALQKMQGLDSMERAGDKNENAIEGLRRLGSTPPNCEHRCGRCKPCIAIQVPTKADHLEVQYANYEPEGWKCKCGTSLFDP; encoded by the exons ATGAAGATCAGAAACTATGGTTTCCTTCTAGCAGCTATTTTAAGTTTGGTTTCTGCAACAAGGAACAAGCCATTTGCAACATACAAAAGTCCCCATCTTCAACAAG TACGCAAAGACTTCAATTCTGCTCAAGCTGCTTTGCAAAAGATGCAG GGACTTGACAGCATGGAAAGGGCAGGAGATAAGAATGAGAATGCCATTGAAGGGCTAAGGAGACTTGGTTCAACGCCACCAAATTGTGAGCACAGATGTGGAAGGTGCAAACCATGTATTGCTATTCAAGTACCTACAAAAGCAGACCATTTGGAGGTACAATATGCCAATTACGAACCTGAAGGTTGGAAATGCAAGTGTGGCACTTCTTTATTCGATCCTTAA